A stretch of DNA from Candidatus Woesearchaeota archaeon:
TGCAACTTTTATTTAAATGTTTTCATCGACGAGAAAACTTATTTGTTTTAGTCACTTAGTTGTTACGAATACTTTTCGTGTTTTTGTGTGTTTTTTTGGTAATTTATAAAAAAGGTTCTTATTTACTTTTTTTTATGTTTGCTCGATGTAAGTTGTTTGGTGTGTGTGGCGGGTGTGTTAATCAGCACGTTCCGTACGAGGTTCAGTTGGAGAATAAGCGTCGTAATCTTGCTAGTTTTACTAATTTTTGTGTTGATGATATCAGAGTTGTTTCTGGTTCTCCTTTTGGTTATAGGAATCGTATGGATTTCGTGTTTTCTCAGGGCGAGATTGGTTTTCGTGAGCGTGGTAAGTGGTTTAAAGTTGTGGATGTTGATAATTGTCCTATTTCTAATGCTAAGTTGAATTCTTTGTTGGTTGAAGTTCGTAACTTTTTTTTGCCTTTTAAGGATGATTTTTTTGATTTGAAATCTCAGAGTGGTTTGTTTAGGTATTGTGTGATTCGTGTTCCTAGTAAGATTAGTTCTTTAACTTTTATTTTGAATGATGATTCTTCTGATAAGAGTCGTGGTCGCTCATTGGTTGAGGAATTTTCTAGGGTGACGAGTGCTGATAATGTTTTGGTTGGTTATAATGCTAAGAACAGCGATGTGAGTATATCTGAGAATTTTGAGGTTTTGAAAGGTTCAGACTTCTTAGAAGAAGAAATTCTTGGTAGGACTTTGAGGTTTCATTCTCAAGCTTTTTTTCAGAATAACACGGAGATGGCTCGTTCCCTTGTGAGTGTTGTTAGGGATATTTTTGAGCGTCAGGAGAATAATGTTTTTTTGCTTGATTTGTATGGCGGGGTTGGTACGTTTGGTATTTGTCTTGCTGATTTGTTTAAAGAAGTTGTTGTCGTGGAGTGTGTTGATTCCGCGATTCGTTGTGTTGAGAAAAATTCTAGGATTAATAATGTTAATAATGTTAAGGGTTTTGTTCTTGACGCGAAGCAGATTAATCGTCTTGATCTTAAGAAGCCTTTGAAAGTCGTTGTTGATCCTCCTCGTAGTGGTATGGTTCCTAAGGCGATTGAGCGTTTGCTTTCTTTGAAGCCTGACGTTATTGTTTATGTTTCTTGTAATGCGAAGCAACTTAAGAATGAGCTTCCTAGGTTTAAGGACTACGATGTTAAAAGTGTTACTTTGGTTGATTTGTTTCCTCAAACTAATCACTTTGAGGCTGTTGTTGAACTCATTAAGAAAACGGAGTGAGACTAAGCGAAGCGCATGTCTCACACTAGCAAGACGTGCACGAGCTTTCTGGTGCAATCACTTTGAGGCTGTTGTTGAACTCATTAAGAAAACGGA
This window harbors:
- the rlmD gene encoding 23S rRNA (uracil(1939)-C(5))-methyltransferase RlmD, with amino-acid sequence MFARCKLFGVCGGCVNQHVPYEVQLENKRRNLASFTNFCVDDIRVVSGSPFGYRNRMDFVFSQGEIGFRERGKWFKVVDVDNCPISNAKLNSLLVEVRNFFLPFKDDFFDLKSQSGLFRYCVIRVPSKISSLTFILNDDSSDKSRGRSLVEEFSRVTSADNVLVGYNAKNSDVSISENFEVLKGSDFLEEEILGRTLRFHSQAFFQNNTEMARSLVSVVRDIFERQENNVFLLDLYGGVGTFGICLADLFKEVVVVECVDSAIRCVEKNSRINNVNNVKGFVLDAKQINRLDLKKPLKVVVDPPRSGMVPKAIERLLSLKPDVIVYVSCNAKQLKNELPRFKDYDVKSVTLVDLFPQTNHFEAVVELIKKTE